A portion of the Bubalus kerabau isolate K-KA32 ecotype Philippines breed swamp buffalo chromosome 1, PCC_UOA_SB_1v2, whole genome shotgun sequence genome contains these proteins:
- the NFE2 gene encoding transcription factor NF-E2 45 kDa subunit yields the protein MSPCPPQQSRNRVTQLPIPEPGEMELTWQEIMSITELQGLNAPSEPSFEPPAPVPYPGPPPPPSYCPCSIHSEPGFPLPAPPYELPAPTSHVPDPPYSYGSNMTVPVSKPLTLSGLLSDPLPDPLALLDIGLSAGPSKPQEDPESDSGLSLNYSDAESLELEGTEAGRRRSEYVEMYPVEYPYSLMPNSLTHPNYALPPAENPLALEPSSGPVRAKPTARGEAGSRDERRALAMKIPFPTDKIVNLPVDDFNELLARYPLTESQLALVRDIRRRGKNKVAAQNCRKRKLETIVQLERELERLGSERERLLRARGEADRTLEVMRQQLTDLYRDIFQHLRDEAGNSYSPEEYVLHQAADGAIFLVPRGTKMEATD from the exons ATGTCCCCGTGTCCTCCACAGCAGAGCAGGAACAGGGTAACACAGCTGCCCATTCCGGAGCCAGGTGAGATGGAACTGACTTGGCAGGAGATCATGTCCATCACTGAGCTGCAG GGTCTGAATGCTCCAAGTGAGCCATCGTTCGAGCCCCCAGCCCCTGTCCCATACCCAGGGCCCCCACCGCCTCCAAGTTACTGCCCCTGCTCTATCCACTCGGAGCCTGGCTTTCCCCTTCCTGCACCACCTTATGAGCTCCCGGCACCCACGTCTCATGTCCCAGACCCTCCGTACTCCTATGGCAGCAACATGACTGTACCAGTCTCCAAGCCACTGACCCTCTCGGGCCTGCTCAGTGACCCCCTCCCAGACCCTTTGGCCCTCCTGGACATTGGGTTGTCAGCGGGGCCATCCAAGCCCCAAGAAGACCCAGAATCTGACTCAGGATTATCCCTCAACTATAGCGACGCTGAGTCTCTTGAGTTGGAGGGGACGGAGGCTGGCCGGCGTCGCAGCGAGTATGTAGAGATGTACCCAGTGGAGTACCCCTACTCACTAATGCCCAACTCCTTGACCCACCCCAACTATGCCTTGCCACCTGCCGAGAACCCCTTAGCCTTAGAACCCTCCTCGGGCCCTGTGCGGGCCAAGCCCACTGCACGGGGGGAGGCGGGGAGTCGGGATGAGCGGCGGGCCCTGGCCATGAAGATCCCCTTCCCTACGGACAAGATTGTCAACCTGCCAGTAGACGACTTCAACGAGCTGCTGGCGCGGTACCCGCTGACAGAGAGCCAGCTGGCCCTGGTCCGGGACATCCGAAGGCGGGGCAAGAACAAGGTGGCCGCCCAGAACTGTCGCAAGAGAAAGCTGGAGACCATCGTGCAGCTGGAGCGGGAACTGGAGCGGCTGGGCAGCGAGCGGGAGCGGCTTCTCCGGGCCAGAGGGGAGGCCGACCGGACCCTAGAGGTCATGCGCCAACAGCTGACGGACCTGTACCGTGACATTTTCCAGCACTTACGGGATGAAGCAGGCAACAGCTACTCCCCTGAAGAGTATGTGCTACACCAGGCTGCTGATGGGGCCATCTTTCTGGTGCCCCGGGGGACCAAGATGGAGGCCACAGACTGA